Proteins from one Methanobacterium formicicum genomic window:
- a CDS encoding ADP-ribosylglycohydrolase family protein translates to MDSKQVQIPGIRDIDLFLDFLPYLKSKDSSFYELVDEAPQFPYYVYSPEIVDLITLINQQNMFHFDWVQWSSEASNYLEDPLQLENANLTTVMNLLFTMVRAERFTEGLMGEMVDKGIVLKLLLRLEKIRSKIIDGFYGALLGLAIADSMGAPLEFKNPGSFQPVNGMTGGGTHNLSPGMWTDDTSMALCLAESLIEKGDFDPVDQLQRYLRWFQEGYLSVNGHCFDIGNTTREALRIFQETGEPYPGLDHELSAGNGSLMRLAPVPLFYFTQPGKTIELSGQSSRTTHNHILAVDACRYMGSLINGALIGFSKEELLSPHFSIVPGYWDEHPLAEEIDEVASGSYQEKEPPEIRGRGYVVKSLEAALWAFHQSESFREGCLLAVNLGEDADTTGAIYGQLAGAFYGKSGIPSEWIEKLACKEMIHEKIKGLLAHQM, encoded by the coding sequence GTGGATTCAAAACAAGTACAGATACCAGGTATCCGGGATATCGATCTATTCCTGGATTTTTTACCCTACCTTAAAAGTAAGGACAGTAGTTTTTATGAATTGGTGGATGAGGCTCCCCAGTTCCCCTACTATGTCTATTCTCCAGAAATAGTAGACCTGATAACCCTCATCAATCAGCAGAACATGTTCCATTTTGATTGGGTCCAGTGGTCCAGTGAGGCATCTAACTACCTTGAAGATCCTCTTCAACTGGAAAATGCCAACCTCACAACAGTTATGAACCTTTTATTCACAATGGTCCGGGCAGAACGTTTCACCGAGGGTTTGATGGGTGAAATGGTTGATAAGGGTATTGTACTAAAACTCCTGTTGCGTCTGGAGAAGATCCGATCAAAAATCATTGATGGATTTTATGGTGCTTTACTTGGATTGGCTATTGCAGATTCTATGGGTGCACCCCTTGAGTTTAAGAATCCTGGTAGCTTTCAGCCAGTAAATGGTATGACTGGTGGGGGAACCCACAATCTGAGTCCAGGGATGTGGACTGATGACACCAGTATGGCCCTTTGCCTGGCAGAGAGTTTAATTGAGAAGGGAGATTTTGATCCGGTTGACCAGCTACAACGCTATCTGCGCTGGTTCCAGGAGGGATATCTGAGTGTTAACGGGCACTGCTTTGATATTGGAAACACCACCCGTGAAGCTCTCCGCATATTCCAGGAAACTGGTGAACCCTATCCTGGACTAGACCATGAACTTTCTGCGGGAAACGGTTCATTAATGCGCCTGGCTCCAGTGCCCCTATTTTACTTCACCCAACCCGGTAAAACCATTGAATTATCCGGTCAAAGCTCACGAACCACCCATAATCATATCCTGGCGGTGGATGCTTGCCGTTACATGGGATCTTTAATTAACGGTGCCCTGATTGGGTTCTCCAAGGAAGAGTTACTATCACCACATTTTTCAATTGTACCGGGATACTGGGATGAACATCCCCTGGCCGAAGAAATAGATGAAGTAGCCAGTGGTTCCTACCAGGAAAAAGAACCCCCGGAAATAAGGGGTAGAGGCTATGTGGTTAAATCATTGGAAGCAGCATTATGGGCCTTTCATCAATCTGAATCATTCCGGGAAGGTTGTCTCCTGGCAGTTAATCTAGGTGAAGATGCCGATACCACCGGAGCTATCTACGGACAACTGGCCGGAGCATTTTATGGAAAAAGTGGCATTCCCAGTGAATGGATTGAAAAACTGGCCTGCAAAGAAATGATCCATGAAAAAATCAAGGGATTACTGGCTCATCAAATGTAA
- a CDS encoding InlB B-repeat-containing protein, which translates to MTCQVRIHAGDNGSVSPQGEFEVEQSSHVYILAEPEPGYHVEMWYINGNQLYGGTKQFRVTAINNELEIRVTFSRTQ; encoded by the coding sequence GTGACCTGTCAAGTGAGGATTCATGCGGGGGATAATGGAAGTGTCAGTCCCCAGGGAGAGTTTGAGGTGGAACAGTCCAGTCATGTTTATATTCTTGCTGAACCTGAACCAGGATACCATGTTGAGATGTGGTACATAAATGGTAATCAGCTCTACGGTGGCACTAAACAGTTCAGGGTTACGGCTATTAACAATGAGTTAGAGATTAGGGTCACCTTTTCCCGGACCCAATAA
- a CDS encoding HEPN domain-containing protein: protein MDKIDELYYEGHLRKVEASPLKSALSLKEAKIWLKEAEETFKVGFYRSSRVSTYFAVLHAARSVTLRDGVEVEDPLYLVNYLEKYCAEGNLSLKCLDVLTVIFNLNYEDQHHFQTTRNPDDLKQAIDFGHEFINCIKNLLDKTARLPRSVIKNSIRENEYGG from the coding sequence GTGGACAAAATTGATGAATTATATTACGAAGGCCATCTCCGGAAGGTGGAAGCCTCTCCTTTAAAAAGTGCTTTATCTCTTAAAGAAGCCAAAATATGGTTAAAAGAAGCTGAAGAAACTTTTAAAGTAGGATTTTATCGTTCTTCACGTGTTTCAACCTATTTTGCTGTTCTGCACGCTGCTAGATCCGTTACATTACGGGACGGAGTGGAAGTGGAGGATCCCCTCTACTTGGTGAATTACCTGGAAAAATACTGTGCCGAAGGCAATCTCAGCCTGAAATGTCTAGACGTACTTACGGTAATATTCAACCTTAACTACGAAGATCAGCATCATTTCCAAACCACCCGGAACCCGGATGATTTAAAGCAGGCCATTGACTTTGGGCACGAATTCATTAACTGCATAAAAAATTTACTGGATAAAACAGCCAGACTACCTCGCTCAGTTATAAAAAATTCCATCAGAGAAAACGAGTATGGTGGTTAG